A stretch of Cucumis sativus cultivar 9930 chromosome 2, Cucumber_9930_V3, whole genome shotgun sequence DNA encodes these proteins:
- the LOC101219478 gene encoding small ribosomal subunit protein S13, mitochondrial isoform X2, which produces MFGVRRSLGIVSNALLPRFESLSIQSIHLGADEISKYTVGHELDKCVQRDIGRLQDIQCHRGIRHEQGLPCRGQRTKTNARTVKSKQTRVGKRKAFH; this is translated from the exons ATGTTTGGAGTTCGTCGTTCCTTGGGGATTGTCTCTAATGCTCTCCTTCCTCGCTTTGAATCATTATCA ATCCAGTCGATTCATTTAGGAGCAG ACGAAATTTCCAAGTACACGGTTGGACATGAGCTG GATAAATGTGTTCAAAGGGACATTGGTAGGTTGCAGGACATTCAGTGCCATAGAGGGATTAGGCATGAGCAAGGATTACCATGTAGAGGCCAACGAACGAAGACTAATGCTAGGACTGTGAAGTCGAAACAGACCCGTGTTGGAAAGAGGAAAGCCTTTCATTGA
- the LOC101219478 gene encoding small ribosomal subunit protein S13, mitochondrial isoform X1 translates to MFGVRRSLGIVSNALLPRFESLSIQSIHLGAGMEIPDSKPLKFALQYINGIGRARANQVLAQLHLENKLSKDLTKKELIFLADEISKYTVGHELDKCVQRDIGRLQDIQCHRGIRHEQGLPCRGQRTKTNARTVKSKQTRVGKRKAFH, encoded by the exons ATGTTTGGAGTTCGTCGTTCCTTGGGGATTGTCTCTAATGCTCTCCTTCCTCGCTTTGAATCATTATCA ATCCAGTCGATTCATTTAGGAGCAGGTATGGAGATCCCCGATAGCAAACCACTCAAATTTGCACTTCAGTACATCAATGGAATTGGCCGAGCGAGAGCAAACCAAGTTCTTGCCCAGCTACACTTGGAAAACAAGCTTTCCAAAGATTTGACTAAAAAAGAGCTCATTTTTCTTGCAGACGAAATTTCCAAGTACACGGTTGGACATGAGCTG GATAAATGTGTTCAAAGGGACATTGGTAGGTTGCAGGACATTCAGTGCCATAGAGGGATTAGGCATGAGCAAGGATTACCATGTAGAGGCCAACGAACGAAGACTAATGCTAGGACTGTGAAGTCGAAACAGACCCGTGTTGGAAAGAGGAAAGCCTTTCATTGA
- the LOC116402062 gene encoding uncharacterized protein LOC116402062: MFSIKIDDIDPFLDATILFAELTHDEICLKFLPSTMSIIVRYECPIFFVTMSLPQPLFVEYSVDRNHISRISLLSFYSALLECQTFAALNIHLQEDQNKILLTFEPSSPSTLPLNRELTFVVPMEDWSTAQVNFDGKVFSIESQLFIDIIQLFSSFTEANTILIASFGSKVSFSILPFAETPLTEESGTCLIFGDREIETQIQMPLLPSSFFSNCVLQSQRVWFFQSPDSSCTFIHFPFQVYPHFLVICIPFQIV, from the exons ATGTTCTCTATCAAGATTGATGACATTGATCCTTTCTTAGATGCAACCATCCTGTTTGCTGAACTTACACACGATGAAATCTGCCTAAAGTTCTTGCCCTCAACCATGTCCATAATTGTTCGCTACGAATGCCCTATTTTCTTTGTAACTATGTCTCTGCCGCAACCCTTATTCGTCGAGTATTCCGTTGATCGGAACCACATTTCAAGGATTTCCCTCCTGTCCTTTTACAGTGCTTTGCTTGAATGCCAAACTTTTGCTGCATTGAACATCCATCTTCAGGAAGACCAGAATAAAATATTGCTTACATTTGAGCCTTCAa gTCCATCAACATTACCATTGAACCGTGAATTGACATTCGTCGTGCCTATGGAAGATTGGTCTACTGCACAAGTTAACTTTGATGGAAAAGTTTTCTCCATTGAGTCACAACTGTTTATCGATATTATCCAActattttcttccttcactGAAGCTAATACAA TTTTGATTGCTTCATTTGGTTCAAAAGTCTCCTTCTCAATTCTTCCATTTGCAGAGACACCTCTTACCGAAGAG AGTGGAACATGTTTGATTTTTGGTGATAGAGAAATCGAAACTCAAATACAAATGCCACTTCTTCCATCCTCATTTTTCAGTAATTGTGTACTTCAATCTCAAAGGGTATGGTTCTTCCAATCACCTGATTCTTCTTGTACATTCATTCATTTCCCTTTTCAAGTTTATCCTCATTTTTTGGTGATCTGTATCCCTTTCCAAATTGTGTAA